In the Sediminibacter sp. Hel_I_10 genome, one interval contains:
- a CDS encoding M14 family zinc carboxypeptidase, producing the protein MNAEQLKNLFKRYKEPSLFGRYIHNGSIEKWLSGAIQKSKIDVIGKSVQGRDIISITIGKGSKKILMWSQMHGNESTTTKAVFDLLNILEGDNAVSDLILDQCEIKIIPILNPDGAKAYTRENANSVDLNRDAQQLSQPESKVLRGVFNDFSPDFCFNLHGQRTIFGAGLTGQSATVSFLSPAQDELRSITQTRKIAMELIAVMNAQLQQQIPASVGIYDDSFNANCVGDTFQSLHVPTVLFEAGHMDNDYSRENTRELICHSLLVVVRHIAIAKTLKGDVQGYFDIPNNEKCFYDIVIRNSALGDIAIQYEERLEADNVDFCPKVVRIDDLSNFYGHMEIDANGLEVLSGIGEPLKVDSEIDFVMMNNEKFALKPKNI; encoded by the coding sequence ATGAACGCAGAGCAATTAAAAAATCTATTCAAGCGCTATAAAGAGCCTTCTCTTTTTGGGCGTTATATTCATAACGGTTCCATTGAAAAATGGCTTAGCGGTGCAATCCAAAAAAGCAAGATTGATGTTATAGGAAAATCGGTTCAGGGTCGAGATATTATTTCCATAACCATAGGAAAAGGTTCGAAAAAAATATTGATGTGGTCTCAGATGCACGGTAATGAAAGTACTACCACTAAGGCGGTATTTGATCTGCTGAACATTCTTGAGGGCGATAATGCGGTTTCTGATTTAATTCTGGACCAGTGTGAAATCAAGATCATTCCTATTTTAAATCCAGATGGAGCAAAAGCTTATACTCGAGAAAATGCAAATAGCGTAGACTTAAATCGAGATGCACAACAACTCTCACAGCCAGAAAGCAAGGTTCTTAGAGGGGTGTTTAATGATTTTAGTCCTGATTTCTGCTTCAATCTGCATGGGCAGCGAACCATTTTTGGTGCAGGTCTTACTGGTCAGTCTGCAACCGTGTCCTTTTTGTCTCCCGCACAGGATGAATTACGGAGTATCACGCAAACAAGAAAAATCGCAATGGAGCTCATAGCTGTAATGAATGCTCAGCTTCAACAGCAGATTCCTGCCTCTGTAGGTATTTATGATGATTCATTTAACGCGAACTGCGTTGGTGATACCTTTCAATCGCTACATGTTCCTACAGTGTTGTTTGAGGCAGGACATATGGATAACGATTATTCTCGAGAAAACACCCGTGAGCTTATCTGTCACTCTCTTTTAGTAGTTGTGAGGCATATCGCTATTGCTAAAACGCTTAAAGGTGATGTTCAAGGGTATTTTGATATTCCTAATAATGAAAAATGTTTTTATGATATTGTGATTCGGAATTCGGCACTTGGAGATATTGCCATACAATATGAAGAGCGATTGGAGGCTGACAATGTTGATTTTTGCCCTAAAGTGGTACGTATTGATGATTTAAGTAATTTTTATGGTCATATGGAAATCGATGCCAATGGTTTAGAGGTCTTGTCAGGAATTGGAGAGCCTTTAAAAGTGGATTCCGAAATCGATTTCGTAATGATGAATAATGAGAAATTCGCACTAAAACCAAAAAATATCTGA
- a CDS encoding helix-turn-helix transcriptional regulator yields the protein MINNEEFIIRLQKVIDFYGESASSFAEKIGVQRSSISHILSGRNKPSLDFVLKVLSSFPDVELYWLLNGKGTFPSSSEKQTTVTPDAPISEAPKPVKEMIPQVSNSGDRSIERIVIFYKDGTFKNFEQF from the coding sequence ATGATCAACAACGAAGAATTTATAATTAGGCTTCAAAAAGTGATTGATTTTTACGGCGAATCTGCATCCTCTTTTGCTGAAAAAATTGGTGTGCAACGTTCAAGTATTTCACATATTCTTTCGGGCAGAAATAAGCCAAGTTTAGATTTTGTACTGAAGGTACTTTCCTCCTTTCCTGATGTAGAATTGTATTGGCTGCTAAATGGCAAAGGCACTTTTCCTTCCTCATCAGAAAAGCAAACGACCGTAACTCCAGATGCTCCTATTTCCGAAGCACCAAAACCGGTAAAAGAAATGATACCACAAGTTTCAAATTCTGGCGATAGATCTATTGAGCGTATTGTGATTTTTTACAAAGACGGAACATTTAAAAATTTTGAACAATTTTGA
- a CDS encoding TerC family protein, translating to MWEFLLSSDAVFALLTLTFLEIILGIDNIVFISIAANKLPENQRSKATNIGLLLAMVQRILLLFFVSFLIGLSEPFFSFDSSWLTINVSWQAIILFGGGLFLIYKSTSEIREKASRPDEDEEELKSKKITSLTQAVIQILLIDFIFSIDSILTAVGMTNGLHPNHNYTLILMIVAVMISIGIMIGFANGIRRFIDKNPSIQMLGLAFLILIGFMLITEAAHLSDTKLFGNKVGAIPKGYLYFAIAFSLFVEFLNFKITSNKNKLKE from the coding sequence ATGTGGGAATTTCTTTTAAGTAGTGACGCTGTTTTTGCGCTTCTAACTTTAACTTTTTTAGAGATTATCTTAGGAATAGACAATATTGTTTTTATATCTATTGCCGCTAATAAATTACCTGAAAATCAACGCTCTAAAGCAACAAATATTGGTTTGCTATTAGCGATGGTACAGCGTATTTTACTCTTGTTTTTTGTATCCTTCTTAATTGGATTATCTGAGCCTTTCTTTTCCTTTGATAGTAGTTGGCTAACCATTAACGTGAGTTGGCAGGCCATTATCTTATTTGGCGGTGGATTATTTTTAATTTATAAAAGCACTTCTGAAATAAGAGAAAAGGCCTCGAGGCCAGACGAGGATGAAGAAGAGTTAAAATCGAAAAAAATCACCTCTTTAACTCAAGCCGTCATTCAAATACTGCTTATTGATTTTATTTTCTCGATAGATTCTATTTTAACAGCGGTTGGGATGACCAATGGCTTGCACCCTAATCACAATTACACCCTGATTTTAATGATTGTTGCGGTAATGATCTCGATTGGCATCATGATTGGATTTGCCAACGGTATTCGAAGATTTATCGATAAAAACCCAAGTATTCAAATGTTAGGTTTGGCGTTTCTAATATTGATTGGTTTTATGTTGATCACAGAGGCAGCTCATCTTTCGGATACGAAACTCTTTGGAAACAAAGTGGGCGCAATTCCTAAAGGATATCTCTATTTTGCCATCGCCTTTTCACTTTTTGTTGAGTTTTTGAATTTCAAAATCACATCGAACAAGAACAAATTGAAAGAGTAA
- the uvrB gene encoding excinuclease ABC subunit UvrB, whose protein sequence is MRFKVKSEFEPTGDQPQAIKKLSEGINAQEKFQTLLGVTGSGKTFTVANVIESVQKPTLVLAHNKTLAAQLYSEFKQFFPDNAVEYFVSYYDYYQPEAYIPVSGVYIEKDLSINEEIEKMRLSTTSSLLSGRRDVIVVASVSCLYGIGNPVEFQKNVISLEVDQQISRTDLLHRLVQSLYSRTEAEFNHGNFRIKGDTVDVFPSYADDAFRIHFFGDEIEDIEQFNIQTNEVIEHYDRLNLYPANMFVTSPDVLQGAIREIQDDLVKQHDYFKDIGKHLEAKRLKERTEFDLEMIRELGYCSGIENYSRYLDGRQPGTRPFCLLDYFPEDFLMVIDESHVTVSQVHAMYGGDRSRKENLVEYGFRLPAAMDNRPLKFEEFEALQNQVIYVSATPADYELQKTDGVFVEQLIRPTGLLDPVIEVRPSLNQIDDLIEEMQQRIEKDERTLVTTLTKRMAEELTKYLDRIQIRCRYIHSDVDTLERVEIMQDLRKGLFDVLVGVNLLREGLDLPEVSLVAILDADKEGFLRSNRSLTQTVGRAARNLNGKAIMYADTITKSMQKTIDETNYRREKQIAYNTKHNITPTALKKSLDSVLARNSVSTYSYELEAAKAAEPESEYLTKGELEKKIREKRKMMEQAAKALDFIIAAQLRDEIKGYQGKLETLKS, encoded by the coding sequence ATGCGCTTTAAAGTCAAATCCGAATTCGAACCTACTGGAGACCAACCTCAAGCTATAAAAAAGCTTTCAGAAGGCATCAACGCTCAAGAAAAATTTCAGACCCTTCTTGGTGTGACAGGTTCGGGAAAAACATTTACTGTAGCCAACGTTATAGAGAGCGTACAAAAACCAACCTTAGTTTTGGCTCACAATAAAACGTTAGCGGCACAGCTATACTCTGAATTTAAGCAGTTTTTTCCTGATAACGCTGTAGAGTATTTTGTATCTTATTATGATTACTACCAGCCAGAAGCTTACATTCCTGTCTCTGGTGTTTATATTGAAAAGGATCTTTCTATTAATGAGGAAATCGAAAAAATGCGACTCAGTACCACGTCTTCTTTATTGTCAGGTCGAAGAGACGTAATCGTTGTAGCATCGGTATCTTGTCTTTATGGTATAGGAAACCCCGTAGAGTTTCAGAAAAATGTAATTTCCTTAGAAGTCGATCAGCAAATTTCTAGAACCGATTTACTGCACCGCTTGGTCCAGAGTTTGTATTCTAGAACCGAAGCTGAGTTTAACCACGGTAATTTCAGGATTAAGGGAGATACTGTTGACGTTTTTCCTAGCTACGCCGATGATGCCTTTCGGATTCATTTCTTTGGCGATGAAATAGAAGATATTGAGCAATTTAATATACAGACCAACGAGGTCATCGAACATTATGACCGTTTGAATCTGTATCCTGCCAATATGTTTGTGACCTCTCCTGATGTACTTCAGGGTGCCATTAGAGAGATCCAAGATGATTTGGTCAAACAGCACGATTACTTCAAGGACATTGGTAAACACTTAGAGGCCAAAAGACTCAAGGAGCGTACGGAGTTTGATCTCGAAATGATTAGAGAATTGGGCTACTGCTCTGGTATTGAAAATTATTCTCGCTATTTAGACGGCCGTCAACCTGGAACACGACCGTTCTGCCTTTTGGATTATTTTCCCGAAGATTTCTTAATGGTGATTGATGAGAGTCACGTGACCGTGTCTCAAGTACATGCCATGTACGGTGGTGACCGTAGCCGAAAGGAAAATTTGGTAGAATACGGTTTTAGGCTTCCCGCTGCGATGGATAATAGACCTTTAAAATTTGAAGAATTTGAGGCACTTCAAAACCAAGTGATTTATGTAAGTGCCACTCCTGCGGATTATGAGTTACAAAAAACTGACGGTGTGTTTGTAGAACAACTCATACGTCCCACAGGTTTATTGGATCCCGTCATAGAGGTGAGACCGAGTTTGAATCAGATTGATGATTTAATAGAAGAAATGCAGCAACGTATTGAGAAAGATGAGCGCACCTTGGTGACGACACTTACCAAACGTATGGCCGAGGAATTGACCAAATACTTAGACCGTATTCAAATTAGATGCAGATATATACATAGCGATGTGGACACATTGGAACGCGTAGAAATCATGCAAGATCTTAGAAAGGGTCTGTTTGATGTCTTGGTAGGCGTCAACTTATTGCGCGAAGGCTTAGATCTTCCTGAGGTATCTTTAGTGGCGATTTTAGATGCAGATAAGGAAGGTTTTCTTAGAAGTAATCGCTCATTGACTCAAACTGTTGGTAGAGCCGCTAGAAATCTTAACGGTAAAGCCATTATGTATGCCGATACCATTACCAAGAGTATGCAAAAAACGATTGATGAAACCAATTATCGTAGAGAAAAACAGATCGCCTACAATACAAAACACAACATTACACCAACAGCTCTTAAAAAGAGTTTAGACAGCGTTTTGGCGAGAAACTCGGTAAGTACCTATAGCTATGAATTAGAGGCAGCAAAGGCTGCTGAACCAGAGAGTGAATATCTAACCAAAGGTGAACTCGAAAAGAAAATTCGAGAAAAACGTAAAATGATGGAACAGGCTGCAAAAGCGTTAGACTTTATCATTGCGGCACAGTTACGTGATGAAATTAAAGGTTATCAAGGTAAATTGGAAACGCTCAAATCTTAA
- a CDS encoding alpha/beta hydrolase, with product MKILLISLLLIALTAGFVHAQSTASKQISTFNIASPDLGIKKKIWVYTPKSYKNSNKSYPVIYMFDAQNLFDAKTSYAGEWEIDEYLDSLTTKDKEAIIVGIEHGNDKRIDELTPYSHEKHGGGNGDLFLQFIIKNVKPEIDKTYRTKSSAKFTTIFGSSLGGLMALYAVIKYPETFTKAGVFSPAFWINPEINDFIKTSEILKSTKFYFMAGSAESDTMIADMKKVITLLKVKGIKDKQIKSTVIEGGEHNEKLWRDNFPDAFQWLMN from the coding sequence ATGAAAATACTTTTAATCAGTCTCCTTTTAATAGCGCTTACCGCTGGATTTGTTCATGCACAAAGCACTGCTTCAAAGCAAATCTCAACATTTAATATTGCTTCACCTGATTTAGGAATCAAAAAGAAAATTTGGGTGTACACACCTAAATCCTACAAAAATTCCAATAAGTCTTATCCCGTGATCTATATGTTTGATGCACAAAATCTGTTTGATGCTAAAACCTCCTATGCGGGCGAATGGGAGATTGATGAATATTTAGATTCTTTAACCACGAAGGACAAGGAAGCCATCATCGTCGGGATTGAGCATGGTAATGATAAACGTATTGATGAACTTACGCCTTATTCGCACGAAAAACATGGTGGCGGAAACGGAGACCTCTTTCTACAATTCATCATCAAGAATGTAAAACCTGAAATTGATAAAACTTACAGAACTAAAAGTAGTGCCAAGTTTACCACTATTTTCGGGTCTTCTCTTGGGGGATTAATGGCACTATACGCTGTTATTAAATATCCCGAAACCTTTACCAAAGCAGGTGTATTCTCTCCTGCATTTTGGATTAATCCAGAAATAAACGATTTTATTAAGACTTCGGAAATTTTAAAATCCACAAAATTTTATTTCATGGCAGGAAGTGCGGAAAGTGATACTATGATAGCAGACATGAAGAAGGTAATCACCCTTTTGAAGGTGAAGGGTATTAAGGACAAGCAGATCAAATCTACTGTGATTGAAGGTGGTGAACATAATGAAAAGCTTTGGCGCGATAATTTCCCAGACGCCTTTCAATGGCTAATGAACTAA
- a CDS encoding DUF4268 domain-containing protein — MFTKEESRQLRQDFWTSFGKSFPRKWILYDTKIKGLSFKFHFDTKTALVALDLEDDLENRINYWEKLSALKSILISEYLPEAIFDESYILENGKEISRIYILLDKKVSIHNKNSWQEVMTFFNETMNQFELFFSEYKDILES, encoded by the coding sequence ATGTTTACAAAAGAAGAATCAAGACAACTGAGACAAGATTTTTGGACTAGCTTCGGAAAATCATTCCCTAGAAAATGGATTTTGTACGATACAAAGATCAAAGGTTTGTCATTTAAATTTCATTTTGACACGAAAACTGCTTTAGTGGCCTTAGACTTGGAAGATGATCTGGAAAATAGAATTAACTATTGGGAAAAATTAAGTGCGCTAAAATCTATTTTAATTTCAGAATATCTACCTGAAGCCATTTTTGACGAATCTTACATTCTTGAAAACGGAAAGGAAATCTCTAGAATTTATATTCTTTTAGATAAAAAGGTCTCCATCCACAACAAGAACAGCTGGCAAGAGGTCATGACCTTCTTTAACGAGACCATGAACCAATTCGAATTATTCTTCTCAGAATATAAAGACATTTTAGAGTCCTAA
- a CDS encoding peptidylprolyl isomerase gives MQDGLFANFHTNKGDILVALEFEKAPGTVGNFVALAEGNLENSVKPQGQPFYDGLKFHRVIPDFMIQGGCPQGTGTGNPGYKFDDEFHPDLKHDGPGVLSMANSGPGTNGSQFFITHVETPWLDNAHTVFGKVVEGQDVVDAIVQGDKIETLEIVRKGDAAEKFNAIEAFRVFEGSREKKIQEAREAAKAELEQLGAGFEETKSGLRYKVIQKGDGKPAKKGDMVSVHYKGQLADGTVFDSSYKRNKPLDFQVGVGQVISGWDEGICLLNVGDKARLVIPSDLGYGSAGAGGVIPPNATLVFDVELMAVK, from the coding sequence ATGCAAGACGGATTATTCGCAAACTTCCATACAAATAAAGGAGACATTCTAGTCGCTCTAGAATTTGAGAAAGCTCCAGGTACCGTAGGTAATTTTGTTGCCTTAGCCGAAGGTAATTTAGAGAATTCTGTAAAGCCTCAAGGTCAGCCATTTTATGACGGACTAAAATTTCATCGTGTGATACCAGATTTCATGATTCAAGGCGGATGCCCACAAGGCACCGGTACAGGAAATCCAGGGTATAAGTTTGATGATGAGTTTCATCCAGACTTAAAACATGATGGTCCTGGCGTTTTATCTATGGCAAATTCTGGTCCTGGCACCAATGGGAGCCAATTTTTTATTACGCACGTTGAAACGCCATGGTTAGATAATGCCCACACCGTTTTTGGTAAAGTAGTAGAAGGTCAAGATGTTGTAGATGCTATTGTACAAGGCGATAAGATTGAAACCTTGGAAATCGTGAGAAAAGGCGATGCTGCAGAAAAATTTAATGCCATTGAGGCGTTTCGAGTATTTGAAGGTTCAAGAGAAAAAAAGATCCAAGAAGCACGTGAAGCTGCGAAAGCAGAACTAGAGCAATTGGGAGCTGGGTTTGAAGAAACCAAAAGTGGTTTACGTTATAAAGTGATTCAAAAAGGCGATGGAAAACCAGCTAAAAAAGGCGATATGGTTTCTGTACATTATAAAGGTCAACTTGCTGACGGCACTGTTTTCGATTCTTCTTACAAACGCAACAAACCGTTAGATTTTCAAGTAGGTGTAGGTCAAGTGATTTCTGGTTGGGATGAAGGTATTTGTTTGTTAAACGTTGGTGATAAAGCCCGTTTAGTAATCCCAAGTGATCTTGGCTATGGCTCAGCAGGAGCAGGAGGAGTGATTCCTCCAAACGCGACTTTGGTTTTTGATGTCGAGTTAATGGCTGTAAAATAG
- a CDS encoding MBL fold metallo-hydrolase → MKVTFLGTGTSQGIPIIGSDHPVCLSDNHKDKRLRVSVLIEWEHYSYVIDCGPDFRQQMLRANCSKIDGIVFTHEHADHTAGLDDIRPFYFRQGDIPFYAHERVLDQLHQRFAYIFTTKDKYPGVPSVIENEIKNTPFLLGNLEVMPINGYHHKLQVFGFRFRDFAYLTDMKTLAQEEIDKLKGVKVLVVNALRETEHISHFNLEQALELIEEVKPERAYLTHISHHLGFHDVVQQKLPENVFLAYDTLQIHI, encoded by the coding sequence ATGAAAGTCACATTTTTAGGAACTGGAACGTCACAAGGTATCCCGATAATTGGCAGTGATCACCCCGTTTGTTTAAGCGACAATCATAAGGATAAACGCTTACGCGTTTCGGTATTGATTGAATGGGAGCATTACTCTTATGTCATTGATTGTGGCCCAGACTTTAGACAACAAATGCTAAGGGCCAATTGTTCTAAAATTGACGGTATTGTTTTTACTCATGAACATGCCGACCATACTGCAGGTCTTGATGATATTAGACCCTTTTATTTTAGACAAGGTGATATCCCTTTTTATGCCCACGAACGTGTTTTGGATCAATTACATCAGCGTTTTGCTTATATTTTTACTACAAAAGACAAATATCCAGGAGTTCCAAGCGTTATTGAAAACGAAATTAAGAACACCCCTTTTCTTTTAGGAAATTTAGAAGTGATGCCCATAAATGGATACCACCATAAACTTCAGGTCTTTGGTTTTCGATTTAGAGATTTTGCATATTTAACCGATATGAAGACCCTTGCCCAAGAGGAAATAGATAAACTAAAAGGCGTCAAAGTATTAGTGGTAAATGCGCTAAGGGAAACCGAACACATCTCACATTTTAATCTTGAACAAGCCTTAGAATTAATAGAAGAAGTGAAACCCGAACGTGCTTATCTTACCCATATTAGTCATCATTTAGGTTTTCATGATGTGGTGCAACAAAAATTGCCTGAGAACGTTTTTTTAGCTTACGATACTTTACAAATCCATATTTAG
- a CDS encoding DUF368 domain-containing protein, protein MSRHLKDYIVIALKGIGMGAADVVPGVSGGTIAFISGIYEELIESIDQINIDVFKVWKKEGIKSAWESINGSFLLALFSGIIISILSLAKLIKWLLLNEPILLWSFFFGLVLASILYVGKQITSWSPKVILAIVASTVLSYFITMAEPFASPDSSLYLLFCGFIAIIAMILPGVSGAFILLILGAYETAINTINKLIEGLSTGNFEMFKDAFLKVVLLGIGAIIGLKVFSKALNWMFKHQKNLILAILTGFMIGSLNKIWPWKETLKTRINSEDIEVTVLDRSILPQNFDGDSRFWMALLFVIIGFALILILERLGNKKPQA, encoded by the coding sequence ATGTCAAGACATCTTAAGGATTATATAGTCATTGCCCTAAAAGGCATCGGTATGGGCGCTGCTGACGTAGTTCCTGGAGTTTCTGGGGGAACCATTGCGTTCATTTCCGGGATTTATGAAGAACTTATTGAAAGCATTGATCAAATCAATATTGATGTCTTCAAAGTTTGGAAAAAAGAAGGGATTAAATCCGCATGGGAATCTATAAACGGCTCCTTTTTATTAGCCTTGTTCTCAGGAATTATCATTAGCATTTTATCATTGGCCAAACTGATAAAATGGCTGTTACTCAACGAACCTATTCTACTATGGTCGTTTTTCTTTGGTCTTGTTTTGGCGAGTATATTATATGTTGGCAAACAAATTACAAGTTGGTCTCCAAAAGTAATTTTGGCTATTGTGGCCAGCACCGTTTTGTCTTACTTTATCACAATGGCAGAGCCGTTTGCCTCACCTGATAGTTCCTTATATCTTTTGTTTTGCGGATTCATCGCCATAATTGCCATGATTTTACCTGGAGTTTCTGGGGCGTTTATCTTGCTAATTTTAGGTGCTTATGAAACTGCCATAAACACTATAAATAAGCTTATTGAAGGTCTGTCTACTGGTAATTTTGAAATGTTTAAAGATGCTTTTCTAAAAGTAGTTTTACTCGGGATTGGAGCTATTATTGGCTTAAAAGTATTCTCCAAAGCTTTAAACTGGATGTTTAAGCATCAAAAAAACTTAATCTTGGCCATTTTAACAGGGTTTATGATTGGATCTCTCAATAAAATATGGCCTTGGAAAGAAACGCTTAAAACAAGGATCAATTCAGAGGACATCGAAGTCACTGTGCTAGATAGAAGTATTTTACCTCAAAATTTTGACGGAGATAGTCGTTTCTGGATGGCCCTTTTGTTTGTAATTATTGGTTTCGCTCTTATTCTTATTTTAGAACGTTTAGGCAATAAAAAACCTCAGGCCTAA
- a CDS encoding DUF368 domain-containing protein yields MESTRTFADRFFLVIKGLGMGAANKVPGVSGGVVAFVAGFYEEFIYSLRHVNKNAFKLILNGRFKSFYRYINGKFLSLLFLGMIVSYFSISKILDYFLHHYELFVWSLFFGMILGSIYSINKDFNDWNYKSISSLAIGISLGIGISFLNPATENDNLFFVFFCGIISVSGMTLPGFSGSFILILLGNYVLLLVDSVNSLYDTFAEVISGDFSFFQNAPRIRLLKVLAVFTLGSVTGLVTFSHMLSYVLKNYRSITTASIIGFIVGSLGVVWPWKKTIFKSTDEDQFLYDSTGKKIIENYERYIPDFNSETLLAIGFVLIGIIAVLALEWYGEKTKTAYV; encoded by the coding sequence ATGGAAAGCACCCGTACGTTTGCAGATCGTTTTTTTCTGGTCATTAAAGGTCTGGGAATGGGGGCTGCAAATAAGGTGCCTGGTGTTTCTGGTGGCGTTGTGGCATTTGTTGCAGGGTTTTACGAAGAGTTTATTTATTCTCTTAGACACGTTAACAAGAATGCTTTTAAACTGATACTTAATGGTAGATTCAAGAGTTTCTATAGGTATATCAACGGAAAATTTCTAAGTCTGTTATTCTTGGGAATGATTGTGAGCTACTTTAGCATCTCAAAGATTCTTGACTATTTTTTACATCATTACGAACTTTTTGTGTGGAGCTTGTTTTTCGGGATGATATTAGGCTCCATCTACTCTATTAATAAAGATTTTAACGATTGGAACTATAAAAGCATTTCATCTCTAGCCATAGGCATTTCTTTGGGTATTGGAATTAGTTTTTTAAATCCTGCCACCGAAAATGACAATCTTTTCTTTGTGTTTTTCTGCGGAATCATCAGTGTTTCCGGGATGACCTTACCTGGTTTTTCTGGTTCATTCATATTGATTTTATTAGGCAATTATGTATTGCTTTTGGTGGATTCGGTAAATTCGCTTTATGATACTTTTGCCGAAGTCATTTCAGGTGATTTTAGCTTTTTTCAAAATGCACCACGTATTCGTTTGCTAAAAGTTTTGGCTGTATTTACACTAGGCTCGGTTACAGGATTAGTCACCTTCTCTCACATGTTGAGCTACGTCCTCAAAAACTACAGAAGCATTACTACGGCCTCTATTATTGGATTTATCGTCGGGTCACTAGGCGTTGTCTGGCCTTGGAAAAAAACCATTTTTAAATCTACAGATGAAGACCAATTTTTATATGATTCTACAGGAAAAAAAATTATCGAAAATTACGAACGTTATATCCCAGACTTCAACTCTGAAACGCTCCTAGCAATAGGATTTGTTTTAATAGGGATCATTGCTGTGCTAGCTTTAGAATGGTACGGCGAAAAAACAAAAACTGCTTATGTCTAG
- a CDS encoding shikimate dehydrogenase produces the protein MSRLGLLGKHIDYSFSRGYFTKKFTAENLPHTYENFDLDSISELPKLLENNPDIVGMSVTIPYKQQVMSFLDSLDETAKEIGAVNTITVSKKGVLTGFNTDYYGFKKSITPLLKPSHKKALILGTGGASKAVAYALKQMEIDFDYVSRTMRDGITYTYDLLSEEIIAQYQIIINCTPLGTFPKVELYPEIPYQGISKAHVLFDLIYNPEETQFLKFGKEQGATTCNGHDMLRFQAEKAWQIWNLES, from the coding sequence ATGTCTAGATTAGGTCTTTTAGGTAAACATATTGATTACTCCTTTTCGCGAGGTTATTTTACTAAAAAGTTTACTGCTGAAAATTTACCCCATACCTATGAGAATTTTGATTTAGATTCTATTTCAGAATTACCAAAATTACTTGAAAACAATCCTGATATTGTTGGTATGAGCGTGACCATCCCTTACAAACAACAGGTGATGTCTTTTTTGGACAGTCTTGATGAAACTGCCAAAGAAATTGGAGCTGTCAATACCATTACCGTTTCAAAAAAAGGTGTATTAACAGGTTTTAATACCGACTATTATGGCTTTAAAAAATCAATTACGCCACTTCTCAAACCCAGCCACAAAAAGGCTTTAATTCTTGGTACAGGTGGTGCATCTAAAGCCGTGGCTTATGCGCTAAAGCAGATGGAAATTGATTTTGACTACGTCTCAAGAACAATGCGGGATGGCATTACATATACGTATGATTTACTTTCAGAAGAAATTATAGCGCAATATCAAATTATTATTAATTGCACCCCTTTGGGCACTTTCCCTAAGGTGGAGTTGTATCCTGAGATTCCGTATCAAGGCATTTCAAAAGCACACGTGCTATTCGATTTAATTTATAATCCTGAAGAAACACAGTTTTTGAAATTCGGAAAAGAACAAGGTGCAACCACCTGTAACGGTCATGATATGCTGCGATTTCAGGCAGAAAAGGCATGGCAAATCTGGAATTTAGAATCTTAA